A segment of the Fusarium musae strain F31 chromosome 2, whole genome shotgun sequence genome:
AGGCGTGTCCCACGGATACCTTATCGAAAATGGCTAGAGGGGTCAGATCTCGCAATGGAGGACTTGATGGGCTGTTACAACTGGGTCATGATTGCTATTGGAGACTtggctcatcttcaagcatGGAAAAAGGATATGAAGCAGAAAGGGGCTCTAAGCGTGCCGGAGTTGGTGAGAAGGGGCCAAAGAATAGAGAAGAGACTACAAGACGGCATCAGGGAACTAAAGCAAACTAAAAAGGTGAGTTCTGAAAGCATTATCAGACTCTACTAAAACATAGCTGACAACTCAAATATCAATAGGGAGGAGACAGTAATCGTGGCAGTATTTCACCAGCTCCATATGTCTCCCATGTTTTCGCACTTGCGTCGTTAGTCTTGTCAAGTACAATAGTCTCCGGGCCCTGGGCATGTCTTCCCGAGATTAAAGGTGCGATTACAGAGTCGGTCACTGTCCTGAAGGACTGACCCCAAGCCGTTCCTCTCCGGGGCCTGGTCTGGCCACTCTATATCATTGGCTGCATGGCCGAGCCCAGTCTCCAGTACTTTTTGGAGTCAGTTCTATGTAGAATCCAGGAAGAGAGTGGAGGGTTTGGAAACAGCGGTACCGTCATCAAGCTCCTAAAGAGCCGTTGGGCCGCACCGCCAGACCCTAATGATGATGGGGTGGGATTAGTGTTCCGGACAGGAGGTAATGTGCTCCTTACGTAGAAACTTCTCCTGATAACGGGGACCCTTAGATGCTTAATTCGAGTTTCGAACCTCTTTCATAGCAGCGAGTAGTAACGTGCCATGATACACGCTAGATTGAGGATCTACTTGATGTGAGCTTTAGTGCTAAGATTTTCTTTGCTAAATCTGGACAGGACGCATTGATAAAGGTCCATTTGTTCTGGAAAGCAAACTGAGTGCTGAACACGCCCCACGAAACCAGGTTCATGGGAGATAACTTGCACCGGATACAGTCGGCTCAATGGCAGCCGGGCCATCCTGGGAAGGCAGGTCGAAGCGCCAGTAACTTCAGAAAGCTTGAGAATGCTGACTGGCTGACTCAAAGTCATGAGATCTCTCGTTGTTATTACACTGCATCTTCGATCGCTCAGCATAGACTCTTATATATCCGGCACCATCAGCCCTCTTTATCCAACTTTCTGCTATCTTCTCCAATCACCAAGCACTTGATAGATCTTGTTACCCAACTTTTCAACACAAATCACCTACGCTGTAGCGCCTCGTGGCCAATACAAAAATGAAGTTTGAGCGCATGCCCATTGAGATTGAGTCGCCCGAGGAGTACGGCTacgacaagatcaagtaCAATCTCTCCGAAAGCTCCGTTACCGACCAGACACTGGAGTCACTGGACATCAAGATCCCGAATCTTACCCTCCTATACAACGAACACCGAGGCGAGACAAAGCTGCAAAAGCTTATCGCTGATGACGCCGGCGTGAATGCCGATGACGTTCTCATCACCTCTGGAGCTGCTGGGgctcttttcatcatcacgaCCTCACAATTGGGTAGCACCCCTGACTCCGAGCGTAAACACCTTGTCGTGGTGCGTCCCAACTACGCGACTAATCTGGAGACCCCCAAGGCTGTTGGTTGCGAGATCTCATACATTGATGTTACGTTTGAGAATGGCTTCCAGCCCGACATTGATCAAATTGAGGCTGCTATCAAGCCCAACACTCGGCTTGTCTCGGTGACATGCCCTCATAATCCTACCGGCTCCACACTGTCTCGAGAGGCACTCGACAGGCTTGTGGCTATcacgaagaagaaaggtGTTTTGTTGCTTGTCGATGAGACATATCGAGATATCGCTTTTGCTGAGAAGCTACCAGTCGCTGCGTCTTTGGGCGATCATGTTCTCAGCGTCTGCTCACTTTCAAAATCCTTCGGCATGCCTGGAGTCCGTATCGGCTGGCTCATTACCACCAACAAGACACTACAGGAAACCTTCCTAGCTGCAAAGGAACAGATCAGCATCAGCGGTAGCGTCATCAACGAGTGGATTGCAATCGATGTCTTATCCCGACGAGAGAAGATCTTGAGCGACACAACGAATGAGATGAGGGTTCGACTCCAGATGGTCGAGTCTTGGATTGAAAGGGAGGAGCTGCTTGAATGGGTTAAGCCGACTGGCGGTGTCGTCTGCTTTCCCCATATCAAGCAGGAGCCCAAGGGAGGCTTTGCGGCGTTCTATGAGAGGCTTATGAACAAGCATGCGACATATGTTGGGCCTGGTCATTGGTTTGAACTGTCCGATAGCTTTTTCAGGCTTGGCTATGGATGGCCTACTCGGGAGGAGCTTGAAGGAGGCATGAAGGCCATCTCGGCAGCGCTGCGAGATGAGTAGAACAGGTAAATCAGATGTTCGGTTCACGATAAAAGTTGAAGTTAGACATGAAGGCTGGCTTCACAATAGTTATTGGGTTTTGAGCAGTCTGATAGACCTTCTAGACTAGATATGGAAGGCCTCACTCGGGAGGGGTAGATAGTGGAGTGTATTGAAAGAAATATCTCAGCGCCACAGAGCTGCATATGCAGATAAGCCAGAATAGTCACAACGACCCATAATATTCTAAAACCAATCCAGTAATATATCACCTTTGCAATGAAGCCGAGCCAACACCCATTGAAAGCGGGATTATCACAACTCCTGAGGGGTTTAAATCATATCTGGCTGTGGGTATATAATTCCAGCTTGACTAATTATCCACGTTGTTCCGATCTCTTTTGTTCTCTCCATCGTACCGACAACAGCTTATAAAAATGCTCCTTGAGCACTTTACTTCAAACCATTGGTATGCTGCCACTCTGGCCATCTTCACTTGGTACATCCTCTCTTCTATTATAGCATGGTATCGTCTACGTCATATCCCAGGTCCCTTCTTAGCCAAATTTTCATATCTCTGGCTTGCCCGGTTAGCACTTAGTGGCAAAAAATATGAGACTCATCTTGAGCTCAATAAGAAATACGGTCCGATAGTGAGAGTCGGTCCTTACGAGGTTTTCACAGACGATCTGGAGCTATTGCGCAAAATCAACAGTACAAAAAGCTCATATGCCAAAGGAGCATCATATAGCGGTTCTCGATTGAATCCCTGGCACGAGTCCCTTTTCATGATGAGGGACCCGGTAGCTCATGATAAATTGAAAGCGAAGCTTATCTATGGTTACAGTGGCAAGGAAACAGCAGGTCCAGAAGCCGCTATTGACGAGCAAATCATGAATCTTATCCATCTCATACAGGATAAATATATATCGAAACCTAAGGAGTTTCGTCCGCTCGTATGGTCAAAGACAGCAGGTCTATTTACTTTAGACGTTATCTCTCGCCTTGCACTAGGCCAGGAATTTGGCTGCTtgaagagagatgaggacATCCACTGTTTCTTCGACACGTTGAACGATTATCTACCTGTTGTTGCATTGACAACGGATGTTCCATGGCTTCGGAATATAGCCTTCTCTCCCTTTTTTCTACAGCTGTTTGGCCCGAGtatcaaagacaagaagggAATAGGTAAAATGATGGGCCTTACTAAtaaggttgttgaggagtTCTACCACGGGGATGGTCAAGTCAAGCGGGATATGCTTGTGAGTCACATTTATCTGCCGATGGGGAGTTTGCGAGTT
Coding sequences within it:
- a CDS encoding hypothetical protein (EggNog:ENOG41), whose protein sequence is MKFERMPIEIESPEEYGYDKIKYNLSESSVTDQTLESLDIKIPNLTLLYNEHRGETKLQKLIADDAGVNADDVLITSGAAGALFIITTSQLGSTPDSERKHLVVVRPNYATNLETPKAVGCEISYIDVTFENGFQPDIDQIEAAIKPNTRLVSVTCPHNPTGSTLSREALDRLVAITKKKGVLLLVDETYRDIAFAEKLPVAASLGDHVLSVCSLSKSFGMPGVRIGWLITTNKTLQETFLAAKEQISISGSVINEWIAIDVLSRREKILSDTTNEMRVRLQMVESWIEREELLEWVKPTGGVVCFPHIKQEPKGGFAAFYERLMNKHATYVGPGHWFELSDSFFRLGYGWPTREELEGGMKAISAALRDE